In Plasmodium falciparum 3D7 genome assembly, chromosome: 6, the genomic window tatattatatattcataatattaaataatatatatattattacatttaattatgttattagtattattttccattgttcataaaaaataatataatataatataatataatataatataatatatattatatatattatattagaattttttagaatatacctttttttttaatgtttttgaatataattcatatatatatatatatatatatatatatatatataattttactaTGACTTTCTCCTagattttaatttattgtaaaatatatattatatatatattttttaataataataatttttttttaatatgtaattttttttttttttctaaatttttataaaaaaaaatatatatattatatatattatatatatatatatatatatatatgtatattttttaaagagaaaaatatattattattttatatatgatgaagGAATAAGGtgtaatgtaaatataaaaaaaaaaatatattttaataaaatataatattatacattaataataatctAATAAAAGAACATTGTAATATAGAATGTATGTAAATCCTTACATGTAATAAtgtaagttttttttttttttttttttttttttttttttttttagaacaACATGAAATAGAATTGTCATGTAggtttcttcttctttttccttttttttctttttctattgaataaaaaaaaaaaaaaaaaataaaaaaaataaaaatatattagaattataaaacaaaataatacatgtgtaaatatattgttcTACTAAAGGACATATAATAACGTATCAGCCAAAGAacatatcaaaatatatattaaaaatagtgcaaaataatatatatatatatatatatatatatatatatgtatatataaagaataatacTTATTATGGGAAATCACTTATCagtaaataaattaaaaaggaaaaaaaaaaaaaaaagctttttaaatatatatggaaaaaataCTAATGAAAATACAAGTAAACAAAGTaatgattataaatatgatataaatacaaGTTGTATATCAAGAGAAGGTACAACAACATTAGAAaggaaaaatttaatattatgtcATTCGGGAAAATTagaagataaatatattattgatgAAAAATTAGGACAAGGTACCTATGGTTGTGTATACAAAGGTATAGATAAAGTTACAAATCAATTATATgctataaaagaagaaaaaaaagatcgattgaaaaatataaatcgtTTTTTTCAAGAAATtgaaattatgaaaaaattagaTCATCCAAATAttgtaaaattatatgaaacatatgaaaatgataattatatatatttaattatggAATTATGTTCAGGTAGGGAATTATTTGATAGTATTATTGAGAATGGATCATTTACTGAAAAAAATGCTGCTACTATAATGAAGCAAATATTTTCAgccatattttatttacattctTTAAATATTGTACATCGTGATTTAAAACctgaaaattttttatttcagagtgaaaataaagatagtttattaaaaattatagatTTTGGTTTAAGTAAAAATTTAGGAACAGGAGAATTTACAACGACTAAAGCAGGAACTCCATATTATGTTGCACCTCAAGTATTAGATGggaaatatgataaaaaatgtgATATCTGGTCTAGTGGTGTTATTATGTATACACTTTTATGTGGATATCCACCATTCTATGGTGATACAGATAATgaagttttaaaaaaagttaaaaaaggagaattttgtttttatgaaaatgatTGGGGAAGTATATCTTCTGATGCcaaaaatttaataacaaaattattGACATATAATCCAAATGAAAGATGTACTATCGAAGAAGCTTTAAATCATCCATGGATAACACAAATGACTAAAAGCCATGAACATGTAGAATTATCTTCcactttattaaaaaatcttaaaaattttaaaaaagaaaatgaattaaaaaaaattgcaTTAACTATTATAGCCAAACATTTATGTGATGTTGAAATTAATAacttaagaaatatatttattgctCTTGACGTTGATAATAGTGGAACTTTATCATCTCAAGAAATTCTTGATGGCTTGAAAAAAATAGGATACCAAAAAATACCTCCAGATATTCACCAAGTACTTAGAGATATTGACTCAAACGCCTCAGGTCAAATACATTATAcaggtaataaaaaaaaaaaaaaataaaaaaaaaaaataaaaaaaaaaaaaaaaaaaaaaaaaaaaaatatatatatatatatatatgttaccaAGTGggaattatgtatataaaaaattgatGCTTTATATTAATCCAAATAGATACAGATTATATCACCTATCtttataaataacaaaatgttttttttttttatcattctgCTTTATTCTCTATATATTTTGCAtgtgttaaaaaatatttattatatatatatatatatatatatatatatatatatatatatatatgtattatatatatatatatatgtattatatatatatatatttttttatttttttttttattttttttattttttttttttttggggcAAAGATTTCCTGGCTGCTACAATAGATAAACAAACGTACCTCAAAAAGGAAGTCTGCTTAATACCCTTTAAATTTTTTGATATTGATGGCAATGGAAAAATAAGTGTCgaagaattaaaaaggaTATTTGGAAGAGACGATATTGAAAACCCATTAATAGACAAGGCAATTGATTCATTGTTACAAGAAGTTGATTTAAATGGAGATGGAGaggtaaataaaaattataaccaTGAAAAAGGATAAAATGGGAACAcccacaaaaatataaataaataaataaataaaaatatatatatatatatatatatatatatatatttatatatgtgttttatttctcaatgaattattttcacatattttttatgcactttatttatattcttcatatatatttaccataccatttaattattaaattaaaaaatatatatatatatatatatattttccttttttagaTCGATTTCCATGAATTCATGCTTATGAtgagcaaaaaaaaataatgttattTGGTTTCCACTTAAATGGAAACGtgtttgtatttatatttctacaATTTGATGATCACATAATAAGATattcatttgtatttttttacttttttacatatattaaaatataaaaaattgtaaaataatatatttgtcatattttttataaggctttaatttttttttatgtacctttattaatattttattcatattttattcatattttattcatattttattaatattctttttaattctttcttTTACATAACTATTTCAACGTAACATTTGTTGTTAATATGAATGAATtcatctctttttttttttctttttttatgatttatatatatttatatgtatatataaccCTTTGATATGTTGGTTTATGCTTAttcttatcatatatttatttgattatttttcattattatatattttttattttattttattatttatttattttatttactattcatattaatatttgattttaaaaaaaataaaattcttcattatgataaaataataaattttcccTCTTtgttttcatataaaaaatattttggtACTTTTTATAGTTTAAAATAAcatgtaataaataattattacaacttaaaaaaaaaaaaaaaaaaaaaaaaaaaatatacatatatatatatatattatatatatatatatataattatataatatgacatatataagaaaatctGAAGatacaattataatataaatatataatacttatcaaataaaaataagaaatattatgCTTATAAAGGTTCAATGTTAAATTATcgtattaaatattatatatatatatatatatatatatatatataatatatatattattcattccacataaataaaaatacttaAAAAGAAgccatataaaaatatatgaataatatatatataaatatatgatgaaCTCTACATAATTAGCATGTTcgattatttaaattttttttggccattcaaaaatttatattatatatgcatataaaatatttatatggttcatttaataattattcaaGAATAtgtagtaaaaaaaaaatatatatttttttatatatataaaataaatatatttttatatttatatgttattttttttttttttttttgtaacttTAAATTTAATGTGAAGTTTATAAAAgagttttttctttttctatgaTATCTTATTATTTACTTTAATTATAATGGGAGAAGTAGAATGTGAAAAATCAATTAAgcagtaaaatatataaaaaaaaaaaaaatatatatatatatttatgtatttatattttattagtaTTTATAAATCTTTTATATGAATGATTAAcgttctatatatatatatatatatatatatatatatatatatgtatgtttttttttttttttttttttttttttatagtataatagaaataaattGTTTATCAGAAAAAAAcagtaatattttatataaatgtttattaAGTGATGATTCACTAAAACAAAACGAAATGTTTACACGTGCAAATGTATCTGGaagtatattaaaaatgtaattacaaaaaatatatgttataaaataaatatgcttatttctacatataaataaaatatataaatataaatatatatatatatatatatatacattttttaccATATTCATTACGAAATATTGCTtgcccttttttttttttttttttttttattataaatatattaatatattaacaatatatatatatatatatatatatattgtataccattttattattttttatttgaatgcttatgttaaaaatattttttaatgcaattataaagaatatataaataacaattaCCAAGTCATATTATTagtatatagatatattttattttttactttttactTTAGAGAGTTACAAAGTAATACTTGTGAAGATATAAGATATAAggcaaaaaatatatacgattatttacatttcttttttaaaactgTAGAGACCTTTGCTTAAATAGAAACAttttacatgtatatataatttttttttttttttttccccctcTTTCAAACtgttttataattatcactttaatattttacaaaaatttatatatatatatatatatatatatatatattaccataGCATTCATAATTTATTCAAGCTATACCTACTTGTAatcattcaaaaaaaaaaaaaaaaaaaaaaaacttatttcattttttatcattcaaATGAACATTATGGATAACGAAATAGACACAAAGTGCATAAACGAAATTCGTATGTTATCAGCAGAATTACCATTAGAAGCAAAGAGTGGACATCAAGGAGCTCCAATAGGTTGTGCCCCTATAGCTCATATATTATGGTCTTATGtaatgaattattataatgaagatACGAAATGGATAAATAGAGATAGATTTATTTTGTCGAATGGTCATGCTAGTGCATTATTGTATACtatgttatatttaacaGAACAAGGATTAAGTATGGAAGATTTAAAATCGTTTCGACAATTTGGAAGTTTAACACCAGGTCATCCAGAAAATCATATAACAAAAGGTGTTGAAGTTACTACAGGACCATTAGGTCAAGGTGCTTCCAATGCTGTAGGTATGGCTATAGCTGCTCATAATTTAgcagataaatataatacagaagaacataaaatatttgataattatgtatatgcTATATGTGGTGATGGATGTATGCAAGAGGGTGTATTTTGTGAAGCTGCTTCACTTGCTGGTCATTTAGGTTTAGGTCgattaattcttttatatgatgataataaaataactaTTGATGGTAATACTGATTTATCATTTACAGAAAATATAGAGAAAAAATTTGAGGCTTTAAATTGGGAAGTTCGTAGAGTTGAAGATGGTAATAAAgattataagaaaatattacatgAAATTGAACaaggtaaaaaaaatttacaacaACCAACCCTTATTATTGTTCGAACTGCATGTGGTTTTGGTACAAAAGTAGAAGGCACTTGTAAATCACATGGATTAGCTTTAAATGATgaagatttaaaaaatgcaAAATCTTTTTTTGGTTTAGATCctcaaaaaaaatttcatatatCTGATGAAGTAaaagaattttataaaaatgttatacaaaaaaaaaaagaaaattatatcaaATGGAAGAACATGTTTGATGATTTCTCTTTAAAATATCCACAAGTATCACAAGAAATTATAAGACGATTTCAAAATGATTTACCAAATAATTGGAAAGATGCATTACCAAAATATACACCAAAAGATGCACCAGGTGCTACTAGAAACCTATCTGGAATTGTTCTAaattcaataaataaaatatttccaGAGTTAATAGGAGGTAGTGCAGATTTATCCGAATCAAATTGTACAtcattaaaagaagaaaatgatataaaaaaaaattcttatggaaataaatatattagattTGGTGTTAGAGAACATGGAATGGTAGCTATTACAAATGGATTATATGCATATGGTGGATTCAAACCATATTGTGgtacatttttaaatttctATACTTATGCTTTTGGTGCTTTAAGATTAGCCGCTTTATCAAATCATCATATTCTTTGTATAGCTACACATGATTCTGTTGAATTAGGAGAAGATGGACCAACACATCAACCAATTGAAGTTTTATCCTTACTTAGATCCACTCCAAATCTAAATATAATTAGACCAGCTGATGGTAATGAAGTATCAGGAGCTTATTTATCTCACTTTTCTAATCCACATACACCAACTGTTATTGCCCTATGTAGAAATAAAGTTCCACATCTTAATAACACACAACCTGAACAAGTCTTAAAAGGAGCATATATTTTAGAAGATTTTGATACTTCTAATAATCCAAAAGTTATTTTAACAGGTAGTGGATCAGAATTACACTTATGTTTTGAAGCTAaagaaattttaaaaaatcaacATCAATTAAATGTAAGAATTGTAAGTTTCCCATCTTGGACCTTATTTAAAAAGCAACCAGAAGATTATCAATATTCTGTTATGATGCATAATCATCCAAATTTACCTAGATTCTATATTGAACCTGCATCAACACATGGATTCGATACATATTTCAATGTATATATAGGTATTAACCAATTTGGCTATTCAGCacctaaaaataaaatttggGAGCACCTAGGGTTCACCCCTGAAAATATTGTTCAGAAGGTATTAGcctttatgaaaaataaactgaaatgaatataattaggatatgatataataacacCAAACTAAATGTAcacacatacataaatataaatataaatataaatatatatataaatatatatatatatatatatatatatatatatatatatttatttatttatttatttatttatttatttatttattgttatcaCAAATTGGCTTTTAACTATtgtcaataaaaaaaattatcaaagtataatttatatattatctaattttgcttttatatatttttccatattatggtaaaataatatttttatatatcttatatgactttattataatttctctttctatatatatatatatatatatatatatatatatacatacatatacatatttacatattatgtGGAAAAACTAAATTAATTCCCCTTCTTATAGTTTactaattaataatatttaatatataaaatgactTATGAGAGttgtaaaattattaaaaaaaaatttaagtgaaatatacaaatatttatgaaatataacTAGGATAAAATAACAttctttaattataatatatatatatatatatattcacttataatgtataaattttttcttttctaaaatacattttttgcTTCATttgtcaaaaaaaaaaaaaataaaataaaataataataataaaatgaacagGAAAAAATTTCACACCTTTCAACgaataaaaaagtatataatcAAATTAACCTTCTTAATATTGagcacataaaaaaaaaaaaaaaaaaaaagttaatttaaaaaaaataacatttgttataagaaaataatcaTCTCGATAAATGTTATatctacataaaaataaaaacgtATTAATATTTAGAACACATGAAATTTATTTCATgttaacatataatatgtatatatatatatatatatatatatatactacaTTATATTTGTTCCTATTATGCACTTCTTTTTATCTTTTCCTTGTTTGGAAAATgggataaatatatatatatgatatatatatatatataaatgggTGAACACCTTTATGTCATttagaatattttattattattttttgttctaCTTAtggtatataatttttatataaaaaagtattttttaaatgacaTGTAAGCAGTCCAGAGGCAGTATTAGCATGAACctcattaattttaatatcttGAACTGTTCCTTCAATTTTCTCTCCTTtatcaaaaattaaaatatgatcattttttttctgagGTTTTAAAGGAACAACTGCATCTGCTACTATATTAAATGTTGTTTTATCagtttgtatttttaaaatagtaTATgcattttttgttataacaTCAATAATTTTACCtatttcattataaaatGGTCCTGGTGTTATAACCTTTACCATAATATCTATATGTAACCATATAGGACTTTCTTCTTTTTGAtcattgttatttattttatttggtattatattattatattcttttttcgtttcgtatttattatgatgctttttattttcttcaccAATATGGgttacataatttttatgctcttcatgttttatattatttgatgaATCCCTAAAATTATTGATgctatgtttttttttaagataatCATCTTcataatgattattattacttttataatccttttttttaaaatctggattatctttattattatatctattatCATGATGATTATATCTATTATCATGATGATTATATCTATTATCATGGTGATTATATCTATTATCATGATGATTATATCTATTATCATGATGATTATACCTATTATCATAATGATTATGCCTATTATCATTATGACTATATTTATGAGGAGATGTATATACATTtccattcatattattattattattattattattattattgttattatttgcaTAACTCCATTTATCTccgtaattataataatttcgtTGATTATTTGTACTATCTATTGAAAAATGTTTGGGAGGTAATTTAtcaaaactttttttttctcttggattataaaaagaatcatggaatttattttttttttgatctgACAATTGAAACATTTGTAAtggttttaatttatttttattttctatatccatttcatcattttcttcacATGCATTTTGATCTTTATATGAATCTGATATAGCACATTCTATTCTTTTTTGTCTTACTGTTTTAGGTTtgatttttaataataatgtaaattcATCTCTTTCAGCATCTATAACATCTGCTAATAAGCCTTTATATACACctgttaatatttttactgTTTTCCCAATAAATGAattgaaattattattttttcgtaaataatttgtattacttctaaataaattattatttgttataattttttttttttcagctGGATTTCCTACTAAAGAACAATTTTGACATTCTAAAACAACAAAACCATTatcttcaatttttttatttattttaccaaaaattttatttttccatatatacataattactGCTACTTTATTCCTATGTGCCCCACGTACAATTTGTATATTATCTCTTGATtgaacaatattattattttcatctcgACCTACTTGTCCTACGGCTGAACGTTTTGATGTTATACAACCTATGGTTGTATGTAaagttgtattattatttgttaataCACGTATATGTTTATTCTTATCAATATATGTTAAGACACCTATTTGTCTATCATTTAATTCAATTAAATCACCTACTGAAAATCCATTTAGGGTATGTACACCTCCTAACCCTTCACTATTATTAATAGATAAAGATAAATCTTGTATAGAACATCTTAATTCTGTATTTAAAGATGGAGAAAATATGAGTGcaacattttctttataatctATAAGGGAAATTAAACCACTTTTTCCTTTATGTAACCCATTAATAACTGTAACATTATCTCCttcaataaaatatttggTTACATCACTAGGTAAGAATTTAAATTGTTTTGCTAAATTATCTGGATTTATAGTTAAAACATTATCATTAACTGCAGTTATGGTACCTATTAAATTACATAATTCTCCTTTTAAAATTTTGACTCtttcatcttttttaaataaatgtagagaatttttatttataaaagattTGGTAATACCTAAGGTAGCTTTTTCACCTGCCAtaccattatttttattaaattctcTTATTTCTGTTAAAGTGATATTTGCATTTTCTGTAATGAGATATTtgatattcattttttttaatatataaccattttcttcaaaaatattattttgatatttGATAGTTCTTGGATAAGGACCTGTTTCAATAACACCACCAATACGTTCAATTTCATCTCTATCAAATAATTTTTGAAGTggtctttctttttttttctttcttaatTGTAATGCTTCATCTAAagaatcttttttttttttttgttttgtttttttttttaagttttcttcatcatgtacatttgttaaataatcatcatttatataaccATTTCCCATATCTTCATTTGATGCATAAGCATTTgataaatattcatttgaTGCATATCCATTTGATGCATAACCATTTGATGCATATCCATTTGACATATATCCATTTGACATATCATCATTTggatattttgaaaaattggAACTTCTATTCATATCtaatttatcattaaaataataagaattgcttttattatttttatcaattatagatgttaatttatttaaagatGATTTctgattataatatttacttttttttgcATTCATAAAATGTTCATAGGTAATTCTAGGTATTAAACGAACAATCGCATATATACCTTTTTCAtgaatttcatatatttgtccaatatcatttatatataatcctCTTTTTATCCTAACATATTCATTAACTTTGggtatattaatttttgaaTGGCACATAGTAAATATAGAAGTCAATTCTTGTATTGGGACTATCGATATTTCATTAAGATTAATAAATTTGAATcctaataaaaatttttttaacatatataaactaTCTgcttctatatatatataaccttttaaattatcagaaacatatatacctttaatattaaaatcattatcttttaatttcataAACTTATGATAAATTCCTATAGCTAAATTTCTTtctacattatttttaaataattttattaaccACATTTTCGGACTATCAATAGTTTGTAATCGTTCTCTTCTTTCATCAGAATAATCATCTCCTAATATTTCACCATCTGTTAATGTTTCTCCGTCTGTTAATATATCATCTTCTTTaacttctttttcattttcatatcTTTtggataatttattaattgcTTGTGCTAAATGATTTGTTccactttttaatttttgttcatataattttttcttttctaatCTTTTTGCTTCTTCAAATTCATCAATGTACGAACTTTcatattcttcttcttcatcatcatctccAACTTGTGCTTCTGTATCTAAAAAGgttgataaatatttattttttcctattcttcttttttttgatcCACTTTCAAtcatatctttattattattataagtacTATTTTcgtataataaattttcatcttcttcatcttcatAATCTTCTTCTTCGCCGTCATCtccatcatcatcatcatcatcttcttcttcaCGTCCTTCAATATCTTCTTCAGCTTCTTCTTCATGTTCCtcctcatcattattatcatcaaaatGGTTATGTTCATTATCTTCTTGCCCttccttatttatatttgtgtttgtattatttattttttttcttttccttgacatttctatattttttgcaTCATGTTcacttatatcatcattattattatcgtttttccttttattgtttttaatCATTTCTTTGTCAACATCACTTTCGTCGTCACTAAAAATATTCTTAGTGaaattttgttctttttccttttcagccattattatatataaataacttaaaatatatatatatatatatatatattatatatatatttttttttttttttttttttttgttattagtACTAGTTTGtatattacttatatatatatatatatatatattaattatataattatattttataaattttatttctcATTTGTCACCTTCTTATAATTAATCAAATGttactttaaaaaaaataaaataaaatatttgtttCGAACTttaccatttttttttattttaattattctttttctctcaaaatatatatataaaaaaaaaaaaaaaaaaaaaaaaaaattaacaggATTAAacgaataaatataaaaatatataatcttatatatttctatatttgtatatcatatattatatttttggattaatcataaaaaataatatatttattataaatatctttatttcttttttcttctcaGTTTtggaatataaaatatataaatatataaatatatatttatatattatatatataatacatatattttttttttttttttatatacataatattaatgaatattatgtaaatgtatatatttattatagatCTGAATAATTACAATTTATCATCTATAAACGTATtgaattaaattaaaaaaaaaaaaaaaaaaaaaaaaaaaaattataaagatttcattgtaaatgaataaataaataatattatatattatattatgtatgtaatgtatatatttataatatacgtATAAATATTATCTACTACATTttcatatcatattataataatatatttataatatatataataaaaatattattaaaaaaatttacattttctataaaataattataataaaaaaaaattaatttgaAATAAAATACCTATTAAtaaactttttattttaattattatattatattatatatatatatatatatatttaataatttataccttttttcttttgggaaaaattttatttttttttttttataaattcacacaaaatataatattaaaattaatccTACTTGAAcagtataatttttattatatatatatatatatatataattaaggaaaaaaaatatgtacttATAGTTCCTTCTTTTTAGTTAATTTTAATCTGcctttgtaatattattaaatatatataagtatatatattataaaataaattatatatttttataatttccacagtatatttaattaaatatatataaacaaaacaaagagaatataaggaaaataaaattaaaaaaaaaaatatatatccaaaGAAACAATTTAGAATTTTTAttaggaatatatatatatatatatattatttattttttttttttttttgttctatttcgaataatttttttttttttttaagttcaAGAGACATAATTTAGcaaatttaatgaaaaaaaataaccatcaactttttaattttaataaaattgtttATAAGAAAATTCATTAAGATGAATCCTTATGATTAAACACATATAGGACACCAAAAAAtggttaa contains:
- a CDS encoding calcium-dependent protein kinase 2 encodes the protein MGNHLSVNKLKRKKKKKSFLNIYGKNTNENTSKQSNDYKYDINTSCISREGTTTLERKNLILCHSGKLEDKYIIDEKLGQGTYGCVYKGIDKVTNQLYAIKEEKKDRLKNINRFFQEIEIMKKLDHPNIVKLYETYENDNYIYLIMELCSGRELFDSIIENGSFTEKNAATIMKQIFSAIFYLHSLNIVHRDLKPENFLFQSENKDSLLKIIDFGLSKNLGTGEFTTTKAGTPYYVAPQVLDGKYDKKCDIWSSGVIMYTLLCGYPPFYGDTDNEVLKKVKKGEFCFYENDWGSISSDAKNLITKLLTYNPNERCTIEEALNHPWITQMTKSHEHVELSSTLLKNLKNFKKENELKKIALTIIAKHLCDVEINNLRNIFIALDVDNSGTLSSQEILDGLKKIGYQKIPPDIHQVLRDIDSNASGQIHYTDFLAATIDKQTYLKKEVCLIPFKFFDIDGNGKISVEELKRIFGRDDIENPLIDKAIDSLLQEVDLNGDGEIDFHEFMLMMSKKK
- a CDS encoding transketolase codes for the protein MNIMDNEIDTKCINEIRMLSAELPLEAKSGHQGAPIGCAPIAHILWSYVMNYYNEDTKWINRDRFILSNGHASALLYTMLYLTEQGLSMEDLKSFRQFGSLTPGHPENHITKGVEVTTGPLGQGASNAVGMAIAAHNLADKYNTEEHKIFDNYVYAICGDGCMQEGVFCEAASLAGHLGLGRLILLYDDNKITIDGNTDLSFTENIEKKFEALNWEVRRVEDGNKDYKKILHEIEQGKKNLQQPTLIIVRTACGFGTKVEGTCKSHGLALNDEDLKNAKSFFGLDPQKKFHISDEVKEFYKNVIQKKKENYIKWKNMFDDFSLKYPQVSQEIIRRFQNDLPNNWKDALPKYTPKDAPGATRNLSGIVLNSINKIFPELIGGSADLSESNCTSLKEENDIKKNSYGNKYIRFGVREHGMVAITNGLYAYGGFKPYCGTFLNFYTYAFGALRLAALSNHHILCIATHDSVELGEDGPTHQPIEVLSLLRSTPNLNIIRPADGNEVSGAYLSHFSNPHTPTVIALCRNKVPHLNNTQPEQVLKGAYILEDFDTSNNPKVILTGSGSELHLCFEAKEILKNQHQLNVRIVSFPSWTLFKKQPEDYQYSVMMHNHPNLPRFYIEPASTHGFDTYFNVYIGINQFGYSAPKNKIWEHLGFTPENIVQKVLAFMKNKLK